Part of the Mycobacteriales bacterium genome is shown below.
CGGAGTGCTGGATCGGCGGCGGAATGGCCGGGGTGGCGCTGTTGAGGATCGCGGTGGTGAGCGCCTCCGCCGGCCCGCTCGGCGCGCGCGGGTTGCGCAGCAGCGACAGGTCGACGTTGCCGAGTTGCGGAAGCTTGTGCTGGCTGGAGAGCTGGACGAGGTCCGGCGGGATCAGGCTCTGCGCCAGCACCGCGACGCCGAGCCCGGCCCGGGTCGCGGCGAGGATGCCGTTGATCTCCTTGGTGTTGCAGGTGATCCGCCAGGTACGCCCGGCCCGCTCGAGGGCGCTGAGAGCGACCTCGCGCGAGAGGCTCGGTGCCTGGTAGGCCACCAGCGGCACCGGCTTGCCCTGCTCGAACGACGTGCGCTCCAGGCCGACCCAGACCAGCCGATCCCGCCGGACGAGCTGGCCGCGGTTGTCGCCGGGTTCGTTCTTGACGAAGACGAGGTCGAGGTGCCCGGAATTCAGCCGGCGCCGCAGGGCGCCGCTCTGGGTCACGGTGAGCTCGAGATCGATCCGTGGATGCAACTGCCGGAACTCCCGGAGGATCCGCGGCAGCTGGGTCAGGGCCAGGTCGTCCGAAGCGCCGAAACGCAGCCGACCGCGGAGCGCCGGGCCGGCGAAATACCCGGTCGCCTGCTCCTGGGCCGCCAGGATGGTCCGGGCGAAGCCGGCCATGGCCTCGCCGTCCTCGGTGAGCAGCACCGTCCGCGTGTCGCGGGCGAACAGCCGACGCCCGACCGACTCCTCGAGCCGGCGGACGTGCTGGCTCACGGTGGGCTGGCTGAGCTCGAGCCGTTGCCCGGCCTGGGTGAAGCTCAGCGACTGCGCGACGGCCAGGAAGGTCCTGAGCAGCACGGGATCCAGCATGCGGTCCGCTCTCCTATTGGGTGACGCAATGAGATTAATAGCCTATATGAGCTTTCGCAATGGCCGGGGTATGGGGAAAACTGGCGATCGCGCCAGAAGCACGACGACCAGCTAGCGGGGGACGAAAACCTTGCTCACCTCGGGAGAGAAAACCCGACAGTCCACATTCGCCTCACTGCAGATCCCGAACTTCCGGCTCTTCGCGGCATCCCAGGTGCTCTCCAACACCGGAGCATGGATGCAACGCGTCGCCCAGGACTGGGTGGTGCTGGAACTCACCAACAGCCCGACCGCGGTCGGCATCACGACCGCGATGCAATTCCTGCCGATGCTCGTCTTCGGGCTGTTCGGCGGACTGATCGCCGACCGCTACCCGAAGCGGCGCCTGCTGCTCATAACGCAATCGTGTGCCGGCCTGCTCGCCGCGACACTTGCCGTGCTGATCCTGAGCGGGACGGTGGCGGTGTGGGAGATCTATCTGGTCGCGTTCATGCTCGGCCTCGTTACCGTGGTCGACAATCCGACGCGTCAACTGTTCGTCAACGAGATGGTCGGACCGCGCTATCTCCGTAACGCGATCAGCCTGAATTCATCGGTGTTCCAGCTCGGCGGGCTGATCGGGCCGGCCGTCAGCGGCCTGCTGATCAACGCGGTCGGCGCCGGGTGGTCGTTCGCGATCAACGCCGTCTCCTATCTCGCGGTGCTGACCGCGCTCACGCTGATCGACACCGACACGCTGACCCCGATCGTCCCCACGCCGCGGGCTCCCGGTCAGCTGCGGGAAGGGTTGGCCTACGTCGCCAGCCGGCCCCAGCTGATCTGGCCGATCGTCCTGGTCGCCTGCGTCGGCTCGATCGGCCTCAACATGCCGATCGTGCTCTCCACCTATGCCAAGAACGTCTTCCACACCGGCCCCGGCGGCTACGGCCTGCTCAACTCGATGCTCGCGCTCGGGTCGATGGCGGGCGCCCTCTATTCCGCCCGGCGGACCACCAACCGGTTACGGTCGCTCGTGGCGGCGGCCGGTGTGTTCGGAACGTTGGAGGCGGTCACCGCGCTGGCCCCCAATCCGGAGACCTACGCACTGCTGCTGGTGGCGGTCGGGGCGGCTGCGCTGACCTTCCTCACCGCCGCGAACAGCGGTGTGCAGATGGCCACCGAAGACACCATCCGCGGCCGGGTCATGAGCCTCTACATGCTGGTGCTGATCGGCGGCACCCCACTGGGAGCACCGATCATCGGGCTGGTGACCGAGCACATCGGTCCCCGCTACGGGATGCTCACCTGTGGAACCTTCCCCGCTCTGGCGGCGGTGGCCGTCGGCCTCTGGCTCAAGCACAGCGCCCGGCTGAAGTTCCGGGTCGCCTGGCACCCGGTGCACGCCCGGAAGCTGATCACCGTGGGGCCGCGGCTCCCGTGATCGGGGTCGGAGAGCGCAACGCCCGCTGGTGCCCGGGTGGCGTTGTTAGTACGGTCGTTCGAAGAATGAGTTGACGTCGGCAATCTGTAGAGGAGCACAGGCGTGACGGCTGCACCGGAGATCCGAGTGCGCGTTTGGTCCGAGCACACCGCGAGGCGTGCGTATTACCCCGACGACATCAACGGCGCCGTTGCCGAGGGACTTCGCCTCGACGACGGCCTGGCCGTGACGACGGCGGAGCTGGTCGACGAGGGCGACGGCGTACCCGAGACCGAGCTCGCCAGCACCGACGTCCTCGTGTGGTGGGGCCACCAGCTGCACCGCTACGTCGCCGACGACGCGGTCGACCGGGTGGTGCGTCACGTCCGGGAGCGGGGGATGGGCTTCGTCGCCCTGCACTCGTCGCACATGTCCAAGCCGTTCACCCGGCTGATCGGCGACGACGGCGGTCTCGGCGGGGTCGAGGTCGACGCGGGTGCCGAGCGGATCACCGTCGAGCAGCGCGACCACCCGGTCGCCGAGGGCGTGGACAAGATCGAGCTCGCCAAGGAGGAGAGCTACAACGAGCCGTTCAACTGCGGAAAGCCCGACGCGGTCGTCTTCCGGTCCGTCTTCGACAACGGACACGAATTCCGGTCGGGGCTGGCCTACACGGTCGACAACGGCCGGGTGTTCTATTTCCGGCCGGGCCATGAGACCTACCCGGCCTTCGCCGACCCGATGGTGCGGCGGGTGATCCGCAACGCGGTCTACTGGACCGCCAAGCGCACCTGATCCGGCACGATCTCTCTTTCACGCAAGCCGATCCCCTTTCTTTGGAGCTTTGATGACGGTCAACGTCGGACTAATCGGTGCCGGCGGCATCGCGAACGCGCACATGAACGGCTACCTGGCGATTCCGGAGGCCGCCCGGGTCACCGCGGTCGCCGACGTCGTCGCGGAGAACGCGCAGAAGCGGGCCGAGCAGGCCGGCGGGGCGAAGGTCTTCAGCGACTACCGCGAGATGCTGGCCAGCGCCGACATCGACGCCGTCGACATCTGCCTGCCGCACCACCTGCACGCCGACGCGATCGTCGCCGCGGCGGCCGCCGGCAAGCACATCCTCTGTGAGAAGCCGCTGTGCCTCACGATCGAAGAGGCCGACCGCGTGCAGACCGCGATCAAGGACAGCGGCGTCACGCTCATGTGCTCGCACAACCAGCTCTTCATGCCGCCGGTGGCCCGGGCCCGTGCACTGCTCGACGAGGGCGTCATCGGAGACACCTACGAGCTGCGTACGACGGACAGCTTCTTCAGCCACCTCGACCCGGAGAACATGGGCTGGCGCGCGCACCGCGAGACCAGCGGCGGTGGCGAGCTGATCGATACCGGCTACCACCCGACCTACCTGCTGCTGCACCTCGCGGGCAGTACGCCGGTCGAGGTCTTCAGCATGCTCAGCACGCACCGGCTGACCCACTCCGAGGGCGAGGACTCGGCGCAGGTGCTGGTCCGCTTCGCCGACGGCAAGGTCGGCACCATCATCACCAGCTGGGCCTACGAGCCGGCCGCCTGCACCGAGCGCTTCTCGATCGTCGGCGAGCAGGGCAGCCTGTGGAGCGACGGCAGTGCGCTGCACGTCAAGAAGCGCGGTGAGGACGACACGGCGACCGAGCTGCCCCAGGTGCAGACGATCCCGGCTGCCGTGGCGGCCTTCGTCGACTGCGTACGCGAGGGCACCCGGCCGATCAACACCGAGGCCGAGGGGATCGACGTACTCAAGGTCATCCTGGCCGCCTACAAGTCGGCCGAGGAGCGTCGGGTCGTCGCGCTCTCGGAGCTCTAGCGGCTGGTGAGCGGCGGCCCGCTCGAGCGGTTGCGGACCCTGTGTCTGGGGCTGCCCGAGGTCACCGAACGCCTCAGCCACGGCGAGCCGACGTGGTTCGTCCGGGGCAAGAAGACGTTCGTGATGTTCGCCGATCACCATCACGACGACCGACTCGCCTTCTGGTGCGCCGCGCCGCCCGGTGCGCAGGAGGCGGTGGTCGGCTCCGAGCCGGACCGCTACTTCCGGCCGCCGTACGTCGGCCCGCGCGGCTGGCTCGGTGTCTGGCTGGACGTGCCGGTGGACTGGGGTGAGATCGCCGACCTCGTCGACGACGCCTATCGCGCGGTCGCGCCGAAGCGGCTCATCGCGGATCTGGACGCTCGGTCGCCCGGCTCCGGATGAGCTGCAGGCCGTCGCGGGTCGCGTCGTCGGCCGGGGTGTAGACGACGATCCGGCACTCCGGCATGTCGGCGACCGCCAGGCTGGTGGACTGCAGACGTAGCAGCCCGCCGACCGGGTGCTTGAACACCTTGGTGCGGGCGCCCGGGCGGGCGACGTCGTGGCGGGCCCACATCTGGGCGAACTCGGCGCTGCGCGCGCTGAGCCGCCGGATGAAGTCCGTCCACGCCGGCTCGCCGAGGTGCTGGGCGAACGACGCCCGCAGGGTCGCGACCACCCGCGGCATCTCCTCGTCGAAATTGACGAACCGCTCCCGGGCGTCCGGCTCGACGAACGAGCACCACAGCACGTTGCGCCGCTCGCACGGCATCGCGTGCCAGCGCCAGAAGAGGTGTTCGTGCGCGGAGTTGGCGGCGAGGACGTCGAAGCGGGCGTTCTGCAGGGATGCCGCCAGCGGCTCGAGCGTGCCGAGGATCTCGCGCACCGCCGGGGAGACCGACTCCATCGCGAGCTCGGCCGGGGCGGTCGGGATGTCGGCGAGCCGGTAGAGGTGCTCGCGCTCGGCGCCGTCGAGGCGCAGCGTGCCGGCCACGGCGTCGAGCACCTGCACGCTCACGTGGATCGGCCGACCCTGCTCGAGCCAGGTGTACCAGGTGATCCCGACCCCGGCGAGCTGCGCGACCTCCTCCCGGCGTAGCCCGGGCGTCCGCCGGCGCAGCCCGGGCGGCAGCCCGACGTCGGCCGGGGTGATCCGCGACCGGCGGGCCCGGAGGAATGCCGCCAGCTCGGTCCGCCGCTCGTTGCGTGTCCGCGTCGCCTCGATGGTCACGTCACCATCATGACCGGCCGGCGTTCCTGGTACCAGGTACTGGCAGTACCAGTGTCAGCGGGCTCTCACCGTGCGCGCCCGGCCGGACGCACCGTCGATGCATGACCGCGACCACGATCCGTCCAGGCTCTCCCGCGCCCGATCTCCCCACCGCCTCGGGCCCGCCTCCCGACGCGGGGATCGATCGGCGCCGCTGGGCGATGCTCGGCGTCCTGGTCGCCGGGGTCTTCATGGTCCTGCTCGACGCGACGATCGTGAACGTCGCGCTCCCGACGCTGCGGTCCGACCTGCACGCCTCCGGGTCCGCGCTCGAGCTGGTCGTCTCCGGTTACGCCATCACCTATGCGATGCTGCTGATCACCGGAGCCCGGCTCGGGGCCATCTTCGGTAGCCGCCGGCTGTTCCTGATCGGTCTGAGCCTGTTCACGGTCTCGTCCCTGGCCTGCGGGCTCGCGCCGGGCACGGCGGCCCTCATCGTGGCCCGGTTCGCGCAGGGGGCCGGCGCGGCGGCGCTGGTGCCGCAGATCCTGAGTGTCATCCAGCGGGAGTTCAGCGGATCGGCCCGCACCCGAGCGCTGGGCGTGTACTCGGCGGTCGTCGCCGTCGGTGCGGTGTCCGGACAGGTGCTCGGCGGCGTCCTGATCAGCGCGAACCTCTTCGGCGAGGGATGGCGACCGGTCTTCCTGGTGAACATCCCGGTCGGCATCGTGATCGCCGTCCTCACCGTGCGGCTCGTCCCGGCCGAGCGCACCGCGGTCGGGCGCCGGCTCGACGTACCCGGCCTGCTCACCGGGTCTGCGGCGGTGCTGCTCGTCGTGCTGCCGTTGGTCCTCGGGCGGGAGGAGGGCTGGCCATGGTGGACCTGGGCCAGTCTCGCCGCCGGCGCGTTGATGGCGGTCTGGTTCGTCCACGTCGAGCGGGCGGCCACCGCGAGAGGTGACGATCCGCTGGTCGACCTGCGGGTGGTGCGGACCCCAGGCATGGCCGCCGGCCTCGCCACCCTGGCGGTCGCGATGATCGGTTACGGCGGCTTCCTGTTCAGCTTCGCGCTGCACCTGCAGGGCGGTCTCGGGGAGAGCGCGCTGCGGGCCGGCCTCACCTTTGCACCGGCGGCGGCCGCATTCGGCGCGGCGGGCTACTGGTGGCGGCGGCTCCCGGGCCGCATCCACCACGGCATCACGCCGGCCGGCTTCGCCCTCGCCGCGGTCGGCTACCTCCTGCTCGCCGCCGACCTGCACGGCGGGAGTCGAGGCGGGATCTGGCTGGAACTCGTGCTGGTCGCTCTCGGCGGCGGGCTCGGTTTCGGCTTCGGGCCGCTGCTCTCCCAAGCCCTGGTGCACGTGCCGGCGGCGAAGGCCGCTGACGCCAGCGGATTGCTGACCACGACGATCCAGCTCGCCCAGGTCGTCGGAGTGGCGGTGTTCGGGAGCCTGTTCCTCAGCCTGGCCACTCACCACGTCGGGCACGCCTCCGCGATCGCCGTGTCGACCGTCGACGCGAGCCTCACCGGTCTGACCGTCGCGGGACTCGGCGGCGCGCTGCTGCTCGCCCGCACGGTGCGGCGGGCCGCAGTGGCGCAGCCCACGTCGGCGGGGAACGAGTAAGGGTCGCCGTCAGGGCTGGAGCGGGTAGAC
Proteins encoded:
- a CDS encoding helix-turn-helix transcriptional regulator; this encodes MTIEATRTRNERRTELAAFLRARRSRITPADVGLPPGLRRRTPGLRREEVAQLAGVGITWYTWLEQGRPIHVSVQVLDAVAGTLRLDGAEREHLYRLADIPTAPAELAMESVSPAVREILGTLEPLAASLQNARFDVLAANSAHEHLFWRWHAMPCERRNVLWCSFVEPDARERFVNFDEEMPRVVATLRASFAQHLGEPAWTDFIRRLSARSAEFAQMWARHDVARPGARTKVFKHPVGGLLRLQSTSLAVADMPECRIVVYTPADDATRDGLQLIRSRATERPDPR
- a CDS encoding MFS transporter, whose amino-acid sequence is MTATTIRPGSPAPDLPTASGPPPDAGIDRRRWAMLGVLVAGVFMVLLDATIVNVALPTLRSDLHASGSALELVVSGYAITYAMLLITGARLGAIFGSRRLFLIGLSLFTVSSLACGLAPGTAALIVARFAQGAGAAALVPQILSVIQREFSGSARTRALGVYSAVVAVGAVSGQVLGGVLISANLFGEGWRPVFLVNIPVGIVIAVLTVRLVPAERTAVGRRLDVPGLLTGSAAVLLVVLPLVLGREEGWPWWTWASLAAGALMAVWFVHVERAATARGDDPLVDLRVVRTPGMAAGLATLAVAMIGYGGFLFSFALHLQGGLGESALRAGLTFAPAAAAFGAAGYWWRRLPGRIHHGITPAGFALAAVGYLLLAADLHGGSRGGIWLELVLVALGGGLGFGFGPLLSQALVHVPAAKAADASGLLTTTIQLAQVVGVAVFGSLFLSLATHHVGHASAIAVSTVDASLTGLTVAGLGGALLLARTVRRAAVAQPTSAGNE
- a CDS encoding Gfo/Idh/MocA family oxidoreductase; translation: MTVNVGLIGAGGIANAHMNGYLAIPEAARVTAVADVVAENAQKRAEQAGGAKVFSDYREMLASADIDAVDICLPHHLHADAIVAAAAAGKHILCEKPLCLTIEEADRVQTAIKDSGVTLMCSHNQLFMPPVARARALLDEGVIGDTYELRTTDSFFSHLDPENMGWRAHRETSGGGELIDTGYHPTYLLLHLAGSTPVEVFSMLSTHRLTHSEGEDSAQVLVRFADGKVGTIITSWAYEPAACTERFSIVGEQGSLWSDGSALHVKKRGEDDTATELPQVQTIPAAVAAFVDCVREGTRPINTEAEGIDVLKVILAAYKSAEERRVVALSEL
- a CDS encoding ThuA domain-containing protein, whose amino-acid sequence is MTAAPEIRVRVWSEHTARRAYYPDDINGAVAEGLRLDDGLAVTTAELVDEGDGVPETELASTDVLVWWGHQLHRYVADDAVDRVVRHVRERGMGFVALHSSHMSKPFTRLIGDDGGLGGVEVDAGAERITVEQRDHPVAEGVDKIELAKEESYNEPFNCGKPDAVVFRSVFDNGHEFRSGLAYTVDNGRVFYFRPGHETYPAFADPMVRRVIRNAVYWTAKRT
- a CDS encoding LysR substrate-binding domain-containing protein: MLDPVLLRTFLAVAQSLSFTQAGQRLELSQPTVSQHVRRLEESVGRRLFARDTRTVLLTEDGEAMAGFARTILAAQEQATGYFAGPALRGRLRFGASDDLALTQLPRILREFRQLHPRIDLELTVTQSGALRRRLNSGHLDLVFVKNEPGDNRGQLVRRDRLVWVGLERTSFEQGKPVPLVAYQAPSLSREVALSALERAGRTWRITCNTKEINGILAATRAGLGVAVLAQSLIPPDLVQLSSQHKLPQLGNVDLSLLRNPRAPSGPAEALTTAILNSATPAIPPPIQHSAPAPTG
- a CDS encoding MmcQ/YjbR family DNA-binding protein, which translates into the protein MSGGPLERLRTLCLGLPEVTERLSHGEPTWFVRGKKTFVMFADHHHDDRLAFWCAAPPGAQEAVVGSEPDRYFRPPYVGPRGWLGVWLDVPVDWGEIADLVDDAYRAVAPKRLIADLDARSPGSG
- a CDS encoding MFS transporter — translated: MLTSGEKTRQSTFASLQIPNFRLFAASQVLSNTGAWMQRVAQDWVVLELTNSPTAVGITTAMQFLPMLVFGLFGGLIADRYPKRRLLLITQSCAGLLAATLAVLILSGTVAVWEIYLVAFMLGLVTVVDNPTRQLFVNEMVGPRYLRNAISLNSSVFQLGGLIGPAVSGLLINAVGAGWSFAINAVSYLAVLTALTLIDTDTLTPIVPTPRAPGQLREGLAYVASRPQLIWPIVLVACVGSIGLNMPIVLSTYAKNVFHTGPGGYGLLNSMLALGSMAGALYSARRTTNRLRSLVAAAGVFGTLEAVTALAPNPETYALLLVAVGAAALTFLTAANSGVQMATEDTIRGRVMSLYMLVLIGGTPLGAPIIGLVTEHIGPRYGMLTCGTFPALAAVAVGLWLKHSARLKFRVAWHPVHARKLITVGPRLP